CTCTAGGATTTGCAGTACAGTATGAAGATGCATATCGTTGAGAGCACGGCGTTTGGGAAAAGGCAtggtggcgttgatgagaaaAGAGTTTGCTTAGAGTATTGTGAAAAAAAGtagaagaaggaggcgatCAGTTTTGCCGGCTTGGCTCGCCAACCCCGGGGACAGCAGGCCACTTCTTTTAACAACGGAACGGACCAAAGGATGGTTCTAGCATTCTGAGTGCACACGCAAGTTCTCGCAGTGTTTCTAATTTGAGAGAGCGAGTGCAACCACCCTCGATGTGATACAACACACTACCAATGCCTCATGCGGAGAATCCACTGACATGAGGCCAGAAAAGTTTGCTAGTGCACACCATCTCCTGACTACCTTGTCGCCGCTTGACTGCCCGTTGCCAGTGGTCTAGCCGGGTGCCCATGCCGTAAGCGCCGGGACAATGGCCCCACCTACCTCCGTTTCGGCGGTTGCATTCGGTGTGGGGCCGGCCCCCCAAACGGCAGCCCGGGGAGCTCGCCGTAGAGAGTGTAGTCACCCTTGTCCTTTGGTTTCAATCTTCGGTTGTCCGAGAAATGTGACTTTGGAGGTGGTATGCATTGAATGGGGGTCTTAAAATAGGATCTGACAGCGCGTAATTGAACCATGCTTGGACATTTCTAACCTTGGAGAAGTGCATCATGTGCCAGTGCCAAAAAAAGTTCCTGGTCCTCTTCACTTTCAAGTGCAAGCCCGTCTGCCAGTGACAGAACAATTTCCTCTTCACTTTCACCAAAACATCCTGAGCGAAAGATATTGCTTACTTCATCTACAATCATAGCCTCATCATAGGGAATATCTTCCAGTACTGAATCCAGGCCAAAAGACCCTACAGCTGTCAGTGTGACCTCTAAGTTGGGTCGTCAATGACTGACCATCAGATCCTGCTGGTGACCTCAGCTCGAAGGCGAGCTCTGGAGCCTCGGAGGCGGTGAGTGAAGAATAGGTCGAGATACTGTGTGTATCGCTGGGAGAGCTCGGCGCAGGACTGAAGGGAAGTGAATTTTGATGCTCACAGTCGAAGCACCTCAAGTCATCCAGAAGCTGGGGCCCGGCTGGGTCGTCTTCAAAATCGAAACCCTCAGGGTTGACAGACGGCCAGATTACATGCAGTGTACGAAGGAGGCCTTCCGGTATCCAGTCTTGGTCAGTGCTAGCCATTGTGTTCTTCGAGATGCAGTAGAACATGTATCCCCAGCCTATGATGATGTACAGGTCGTCTTTCTATTCAAGAGGTTAAATCTAGCACAGTTGAGATTCAATGCGTGAGTGCTGGTAAGATTGACCGAAACGGTCACGTGGATTTCAGCAGCTCTCATCGCCAGTACCGGCAAACAGCCATTGTGTACAGGATAGAGTACTGGTAAGGCTTGGGGTGTGTGATTCCTGGATACCGGTAAGCGCCTGGGTGCGCGTGCCTTGGTTGCCAGTAATAGGGCACACGTGTGTGAGGCGGTTACCAGCAAGCAGCCAGAGAAGATCGCCTGTTTACTGGTAGAGGTGGTTACGGTACGCCGGAGTTACTGGCAAGCTGTATTACCGGTACGCATTTGTTACCGGCAAGCTGTATGAACTAGGTTGCTGGTACATATTTGTTACTAGTAAGCCATATGAAATGGTTGCCGGTATGTATTTGTTACTGGCAAGCCATGTAACTGGGGTACCAGTACCTTATGGTTACCGGCAACTACCTTAAGCGCTGTTACCAGTCACATAAGCTTTTGGATGTGCATATGGTGCTGGTAACAAACAAGATATGGGCAGGGAATTGACTAGTAACACACAGGTTGCGGCCTCCTGGTTACCATCAACATGACCCCTCCAGCCGCGAGCTTTGCCAGTAACCGTGTTAAAAATAACCAACCCCCTGCTAAAATTGACGAGCCCGCGTTGCTAGTAAAGTTGGGCTTACCGCGCGGGAGAGACCTACTTTGCCAGCAACCGTGTTAAAAATAACCAACCCCCTGCTAAAATTGACGAGCACGCGTTGCTAGTAAAGTCAGGCTTACCGCGGGATCAGAGTCAATGTCGATGCGCATGGAGTACTGGTAAAGGCTTAATGTAAGTCTGGGCATAGAGATTATCCATGGTTCCCAGTAACTCTCCGAGGGGTGAAAAGTCGCCGCGAACACTTATAATCCGGGGTCAGCTGCACTCGGGAGAGTAGAGATGAGAATGTACTACGAATCGTCAAGTTTCCATAATGCTCTTTGATTTGTTCTGTGTACTCTTTGCAGTTGCAATTTCCCCTTTTGTGTTCTGCCATTCGTGGGTTGAACGCCTGATGCGTATTGAGCTCAATGGGACTATGATTGGAGACCCAGGATACATCCGGGGAACGATGTCTCGCCTTGACCCTGCCTTCACCGACACTGTCATGCAATCACTGCTGACTGACTTCGACGAGCCCATTTGCAAGGCAACACAGGCTACTAGACGGTACAGCGTCGAGTTCCCCGCCCTCAAAGCTCATGCGGGGGACTTCGTCGCACTTCAGTATCAGGAGAATGGTCATGTGACGATGCTGCGGAACTCGCCACACAAAGCAGGCAGCGGGGAAGTGTTCGTGTATGGAACTTCCATGCCTCATGGGAACGACCACCTGGCCTCGGTCTATGGGGCGTGGAATCGAGAGGGCACGGGGGGTAGTGCCCGTGGTAGGCTACTGGGTACCTGGAGctttgatgatggccagtGCTACCAAATCAATGACAGCTACCTCTCACGTGAAAGGCAGAGGCTGTTTCCAAAAACTGCCCTGTACCCTTCAGGAGCCGACCTGTGGTGCCAGATTGACGTTCGGCTCCCCTCTGATATCTCCAACTGGTATACCCTTTACTGGATCTGGGTTTGGCCCAACCTCGGCCCCAGCGTATCAGAGGAGATTTACACCAGCTGCATGGACATCAAAGTGCTCCCAGGGACTCAGGAGGGTAGCTTGGGTTTTGTACAGGGGCAGGACTTGAACTTTGCGGCTATTGAGGAGCAGATGAATTATTAAGCGCAATTGGAGGACAGAACACTATCTTTGTATCCAGAACAGAGGTCCAATCGAAAGATCATTCTATGTTTTCATCTGCCACTCTTGTACTGTAGCATCACTCAACCAGGCCACGGATCCTCATTAACAGTACAACGTTGCTCCGGAAGTCGTTCAGGGCGTTCTCAAAGGTATACTGTGTTTAGAACATCTGGCGCTAACTGCGCTCCACTGCGAGCGATGATGTAATGGTAGTCATCATGCTGAGCAGGTAGTTCTTTCGTGATGGTTGTAGGAACCCCGTGCAAGATGCATCTCTAGATTCGAAGCATCCAGATGTATAGCGTCTTCTGTGTTTGCACGTAGAGGCCTGTTCCAGGAGGAAACTTGGCTACACGGTCCGTACCAATCTTCAGGGAAGGCTTTTCGGCTTGGCTCAACAGAGGCTCCGATTCAGCAGTTTGCAGAGCTTTCTGATGCACGCGGCGAATTTCGAATAAGCTGCTTGCTGGACGGTCAAGAGGTTCACCGTCAATATGAGTGGTCTTCACTCCGTGTCCAGTAATATGAAAATCAGTGACTTTCACTGAGATATGGCGAGTTCGATGGCGTGCTTTACCCATGTTGACGCTGTATAGGCCATTACTTTTCAAATCCCAAACCATTGTGAAAGAGGGAGATGTCCGTGCTCTTGACCGTATAGAGTATAAAGAACGATGGCAAGAGAAAGAATATGGCTACAGCAACGAGAATTTCCAAGAGCTTATATATATGCCATTCATTCTAAAATTAGCTACTGGGTGGATCTATGCATAGTCCGAATACGGTGGACGTCCTGTAGAGTCGAAGCTACAATGTGAAATTACTGACGCTGAACCCGCACACCACTGTACCTTGCCCTCGTGATCTAGTATTCTCTTTGCGCCCGTCATCGACTTTCACCTCACAGTAGAGAAGTGAGCTGGTAGGAAGAAAGCACAGAAGGACGTGTCGGACAAAGCTGGGTCTAAGAGCAGAGGACTACTGATAATgctggggaggggggagcAAGGGAGGTACGTGTTGATGATCTGATTCTTTCATTTTTCTTTTCTGTCTTTGGACCGTGGAAGTCCGGGTGTCTCGGGATCGTGAAGTTGTGATAGCCAGTCATAATGCTCGGCTAAGCGCTTGCTCGGCGACGAACGGGCCCCACAACGCCCACACTCGCCGGCCCCGGAGGTCCGGAGGTGGGTGTGGGTCTCGGGCTTTCGGGGGACTTTTGCATCTGCTCATGCGCCGAGGGAGATCTGTTGTGGGATGATGGGCGGCTACATTGAACAGGACCTACCTGCTCGTGGTGTTCAGGATTGGCTGCTCAGGGTGAGATATTGGCCATAAATAGAGACAATGACAGCCCTCCTGGTGCTTCACTAACCAGCCAGCCTTCCTCATCATTGACCCGAGATTACTTTTGAACTCCACTCTCAAGTTACCATGCCTCCCCGTTCCTGCAAAGGAACACCACGCCGCAAACACAAGGCAAGGAGGCGGATGCTCCGTACCCGATCGCCCCCCACTCCTCGATCTACCGGTGGAGGTGATACTCCTGGTCTTTGAGCACCTGCCGGACTTGAAAAGCCTCTCCTCAGTTGCTGAAGCCTGCCGGGCGATGCACAATGTGTTTCCGCAGGCACAGCGAGGTCCTCATCACGCGTATACTCTCAAAGAGCTGTGGTGGCGTATGGAACAGCCCCAATCCATACGCAGATATCTGCCAGATCACCGCAGATCTGGAATTTGCAGTGCATCGTCAATTCTTGCTACAATCACACGTCGAAGACGCCTTCGCGGTTGCCTGGCGTCTCTTTACCGCGATGGAACTGGAAGAAATCCTCTACCCGATTGCTCGGGAGCTTGCCTGGGGCTACCACCTCGACGGCCGGACCCAGGACGCCATCAGGTTCCTGAAGGCaattcatcaccaccagAAACCGTATATGCTCCCCTCTTACCGGAGCATCTCGCCCGCTTTGCTGCCTGTGGCAAGTTTGCTGCATTActtccttggtgatgccaacGACACGGCACAATGCGAATTAGTTGCCAAAGAGATCAAACATCTtgccgagctcaagaaccGCTACACTACATTCCTCTGGCTTACCAACCTCACATCTGAGCAGAGCAGGAACTGTGTGTTCACGCTTTTCTTCCCGCCACAGCCGCCTTTTGTTTTGCATTCAGAGCCTCTGATGCACGTTTAGACGGGGAGTGAGTTGGGTTGCATGTCTAGTGTTCTCTTTGTGTCTTTGCGTACGTGGCACCAACAAGATTTGCATTGGACTATTTTACCTCAACTATAAGAATAAATAAAGAATGAAAGAATTGTCTGATAGCCCCCGTTTTTGTCTTCATAGTTTGACATGCTGCGCCGTGTGTAGATCCCTTCACTCACCCTTTGATGCGAGCTGGTGGAAATCGGGGCGGACTTTGAGGCTCTCCTCCCTCAGGATATTTCTTACTGACTTTTTCTTCGTCAAGGCTCTACCACTGTGAGGCAGCCTAATAGCTAAATCGTAGAGTACTGACCATCTATTAGAAAAGCGATAGAACAATTATATTAGATACCTACCTTGAGACTTTGAATATGCGAAGGACGCGGCGCCTCGTGGTTCTGTGCAAAGCGGGTGGTCTGGAGTCCCACACTCCCCTGTGCTGCCCCCTGGAGCACCATCGTCGGCCGCGCCCTTGGCGGGGGCGCTTGCGTTTCTTCCTGTTGAACTGGAAACCCCCAAAGCATCCTCGAAGGACATTTCGCTGAGAAGGGACCACACAATGGTCATGGTCTGGATGAAGTTTCGTGGGTCATTTAAATGAGGCTGGCTTCTCAGAACATTCTGGATCCTTTGAGCCACATCGCGAGGAACTTCTCCAGAGAATGCCGATGCAAGGCAGATGTATACACGCCCACGGCCGCTTTTAGGCGAAACCTGAGAGTTGTCTCCGGCATCCATGGTGCTAGGGAGAAATAAGTCGAAGGAGTTGACGGGTATTTTCCAATGACTGAATAGTGAATCTAAGTATTGAAGCTCCTAAAATTAAATCTCTGTTGCGCCGACTCGAATTAATTCAATGTGCGCTTGTCTTATTTAGACGCATTTTACATGCTAATATTAAACCATGTGATAAGAAAGAGGCGAGGGGAGAGTTTAGGCCGGCATGGCGAACTGCACCTTTCAGATGATCGGAAAAGTTCAAGTTAAGCGTGAAGGTGAGTAACTTGGAAGTCGACGTAGATGGCATCCTAGAAGCAGTTCGTTCTATGGCTTCAGTCGTAGTTCCATGCCAAAGCCAAGTAATCGACAAAGAAATAGGTGCTAGACTTTCACCGATTGAGTTATGCATATGGTCTTCTTGTCGCCAAACTTAACTCTCAGTAATTATTACTACACTTCAAATTGGTCTCTAAGAACATCGAATAAGCTAACGTGACCCATCCTACACTGTCCAGCCGGCCCGTGACGTCAATAGCAATTTAGATGGCCTTCCCTCTGCAATTCCTAAGAATAACTAGATATAACTCAAGCAGCTCCCAGAAGCCTATTGGCTTTATTCAAGTAAGAAATTTGACGACTTCTAAGAGCCCTCTGACTCCACCGAGTCAGAGACCGTAACACCCAGGTTACCTCCAGACTTAACTTGCTCAGGTCCTTGGGACACGTGGACTGGCGATCCGTGCTCCCTAGTTCCAAATAGCGGCGTCTTTGTAGATGACGATGCcttggaagccgaggaggtGAAATCGGGTGGCAATGGTGATGCGCTTCCAAATAGTTTGTTTGATGTGCCTCCAAAAATCGTTGTGTACGATGGTGCCTTGGAAGCGGAGGAGGTGAAATCGGGTGGCAATGGTGATGCGCTAAATAGTGCGTTTGATGTGCTTCCAAATAGCGGCGCCTTTGTAGATGACGATGCcttggaagccgaggaggtGAAATCGGGTGGCAATGGTGATGCGCTAAATAGTGCGTTTGATGTGCTTCCAAATAGCGGCGCCTTTGTAGATGACGATGCCTTGGAAGCCAAGGAGGTGAAATTGGGTGGCATCCAGTTCGGAGCGAGAGTATGTCCAAGAGTCGCGGGCGCTTCGGAGAAGGGGTTTGCGAGCTCCTTCTGCTGTCTCGAAGAAAAGTCGGGTGGCTGCCAAGGGGAAGAACCGAACGGCCCACGAGACCCAGCCTTGAACCCAGCCTTCTCCAAGCCCGCCCACCAATCCAGAGGGTAAAGGCGAGGCTCCTCCAGCAGTCTTTGCAGCTTGTCTTCTGAAAGAGGGAGCTGGACTTGCTGTGCGAAGTCACTAGCCTCATTGTTGAAGGCACCACGAGTTAGAGCCTTATACCTGAGTACGGCTTCCTGGTCCCTCTGGTGAGATTGTTCTCTCTCAGCCTGTCTCGCCTGATACTCCTTGAATTTTTCTTGGTACCAATCCGGGGTGTCATATAGTTCGATTGAGACCGTGTTCCTAGGACTCCAAACATCCTCATGTTCATTACGCTGTAATAAGTCCGTTAGCAGCGCGGAGTATTCAAACTGACAATCACTAACCTCCATTATCATCTCTGGCAAGAGTTTGCAAACGATGATTGTGTAGAGCTTGACGTTAGGGTGACAGTTAATCTTGCGATCTCGATCAAAAGCCAGCCTAAGACGCCAGATTTCATCCCAGGCCGGAACCTCCTCCCAAATATCGAGGGACCGCATCATCTGGTTTCGGACTGTTTCGAAAATACTCTTCTCTTTTGCAAGGCATTTGATGAACAAGTCGTCACGCTGGGTCCAGGCATTTAATACACCGGCGAGGGCCTCGGCATGTTTAGGCGTCAAACCCCGATCACACCAGTATGAAATGAGGTTCTCCATATAGATACCCGTGACGGAGCtctcgatgagatcgagagGGATTCGTACTCTGGACATtttggaagaagaggaggggatGAATGATTGTATGGCTGAGCTGTTGATAGCAGAGGAGGTAGAAGGGCAGTTAAATATTTGATGTGCTAGAAATAGCATGTATTATAAATCGTTCACGAGACGTGTAGAAAAGCAAGGCGCTTAGAAGTCAGATCGCGGCAGTCGAGAGCTAGATCGACAGACGGCGTTCCCGTCTCAGTCATTTCCCCGAGTAGACGGGCAGCACCCCCATCTAGGCTCAGGCACAACAACGTTCGGCTACGGCGCCTAACTTACCGGGCCACGAGCGGGCGCTTGAGCCTCAGCATCGGACAAGTCTGGAGTTGAAGGGCCTTGTTTtattggaggagaagctaCTGCAAGTCGCCGTAAAATTGAGATCCACGGGAACAGTTCACGCGCTTATCAACAGATAGATTCACAGGTCCGGGGAACCAGGTGCTTCGGCCCCAGGGCCACGAGTGGCTACTGCCAACCATCAATTGATCGAGAGTTATATTTAGCTAAACCGCCCCCGCCTCCACTAACGCTCGCGTTTCCCCGATTGGCATAGTTGTGTGAACTCCACTACGGAACTACTTTCGCTTAGGGGCGTTTGCCGCCCAGGGGCATGCACCAGATCGCTGCGCAGTGATTTCTCACGCACTGCCATGCGCCCATATATCCTGGGCAATTGTCTTTCCCGGTATTCGTCAAAGGCCTCCCTGTACCACGATGGCGTTTCGTTCAAGCGACACGATCTCATAACGGGGTCACGCCTCAGCTATTGCCTCTGTCAGCTCGACGGCCCCGGGGAGGAGAATATTCACGCACGCAACGTTGTGCTAGTCGCATTGGAAGAACATGGGCAACGCATGTGAAAAGCGTCTTGATGTCTTCCGGGATACTTGCGGTGGAGGATTTCCCGGCATCGATCCGTCCTCTTAGAAGACATACCTCCTGCCATGCGGGCACCTCTTCGTAATGCTCAAAATTATTGACTAGAAGGTGGCCGACGTCCCTAAAAGTTGGCACTGGTATACTCGAGACTTTGTGGAACAGCTCAGAGGTGGATGAGCCGCTTAAGCATCGATTAACAatctcaccctcctcctggctATAGCCCAGGCTACGCCAGTATGTCAGCAGGTCATACATGTACTGACCAGAGACGCCTTGGTGATGAAAAGTTGAAAGATCCATCGTCGAGTCTGTGATTTATCGAGGCAAAACGACTCTCATGGCTGGCCTCCATTTTATATGGCTGTCGGGAGGCTAAATTTCACCCGCTCCGAAAATAGATGCCCACGCCTCAAGTGTCAATTCTAGCGAGGCAGACCAGGCCagacggatggatggagtgTTACTTCTAACAGCGGCGTATAACTTCAACCTTGACGCCGTTGCAATTTTGCCGCTGACTACAATCATTCTCAATGACTCTGAGTTTTCAACTTTTCCTATTCTTTCGCCAGGCATTCACTCAACCGACCATGTCTCATCAGGTCAAACTCCAAAAGGCTATCAGCAAGCTCAACGTCGATGACTCCTTAGCACTGAAGCAGGCGTTTGTTGGCGATGCCCTCCTGGAGCGCTGCCACAACACACGCATCAATCCTTCTGCCTACTTATCCAAGGCTTTCAAGCATCCAATCACCCTCTTATCGGCTATGTTCGATACTGGCTGTGTGATCAGCGGCTCTCGAGCACTGGACTTCTTCATTCCTGGCTCAGCTAGACTCGATTCTGACTGGGATTTTTATGTTCCTGGGTACAAAGAGTCGGTCGCCGACATGATCAGCGCCCTGTCGGTCTGTGGAGTAACCTGGAAGTCTGAAGTAGATGCCATCACGGCGGCTCTTCTGCGAGACGGACGAGTGGAGGTGAGCACCAATGTGTTGGAGGCTCTCATGTCATGGGTCGCAGACTCTGATCCAGACGTGGCAACGGAGCTGTTGGGCGGCGTGGTTTACGAGATCACGCTGTCTTTCAAATCACTTAGGTGCACCCTCCCTTCAGCGAGGAGCTATACGATTTCTCGGGGTGCTGACGGCAAGACCTACGTCGAGCCACCCGACAACCCCCAAATCTCCTCTTATGAAGACGCCTACGAGAGCTCTTCTGGCCAGTCTTTCAACATAATGCACGGCTCCGTTGAGACTTCCCAAGGCATTCAACCTGTTCAGTTGATCATTGGGTGTTATTACCAAGGCATTAgaagctgcttgagcttTATCAAAGACTTCTATGCCACCCACGTCCAGTGT
This region of Fusarium keratoplasticum isolate Fu6.1 chromosome 7, whole genome shotgun sequence genomic DNA includes:
- a CDS encoding F-box domain-containing protein; amino-acid sequence: MCFRRHSEVLITRILSKSCGGVWNSPNPYADICQITADLEFAVHRQFLLQSHVEDAFAVAWRLFTAMELEEILYPIARELAWGYHLDGRTQDAIRFLKAIHHHQKPYMLPSYRSISPALLPVASLLHYFLGDANDTAQCELVAKEIKHLAELKNRYTTFLWLTNLTSEQSRNCVFTLFFPPQPPFVLHSEPLMHV